TCTCCGTTCAGGCCCACCTCCTCAAGGTGATCGAAGAAAAGCGGTATAGGAGACTTGGAGAGGTGAAGGTCAGGAAGAGCAATTTCCGCCTTATCTGCGCCACCAATAAAGACCTCGAGACCGAGTCGCGGGACGGCAGGTTCCGTCAGGACCTTTTCTTCCGCATCTATATCTTTCCCATCACCGCTCCTCCCTTGAGGGAGCTGGGAAGCGACATACAGGGATTCGTCCGCTATTTCCTCGACCTGTTGCATGCGGCCAGAGCGGAGATTTCCCCGGATGCCATGGAAGCCCTCGTCTCCTATCCATGGCCGGGCAATGTGCGGGAATTGAGAAATGTCCTCGAAAGGGCCCTGCTCCTGTCGCGGGGAGGCCCGCTCGCCCTCGACCATTTTCCCGGAATCAGACGCTCTGCTGAAAAAGAAAGGAATGAGCCGTCCAACAGGAAGCTTAAGGTGCTTGAATCGGATCACATTCAAAACATCCTGAAGTCAGTGGGGGGCGATACGGTAAAAGCCGCGGCCATGCTCGGCATCTCCCGGGCAACACTCTATAGAAAGCTTAAGAAGGTGTAAGTCCTCCCCCTTGAAGCGCTGCTTAAGGCACCAGGTGTACTACTTTCGGCTTTTTGCTTCAACGCATAAACGCCTCACACGCTTTATACTCATCAACGCTTTACACGCTTCACACGCATCATTCTCATTCATTCTCATCAATGAGACGGCAATTGCATGAATGAGAATCTCCTGACGACGCTATTTCCATAAAACCCTTTCAGCACGGGGCGTTTCGCAATTCCATAGTTTTGGCATCCATCTTGCTCTTTCTGTGGAAGCCATGAAGTACGAACAACCAGTTGTTCTCAAAAACTCCCCGGGTTTGTCCACTCTCCCTCAACCCGGGGAGCCCCCCTTATTTCAGGGACCTTCCGTGGCCAGGGAAAGGGAAGGGGAGGCAGATGCCGGCCGATGCTTCGATCACGATGAAAAGAGCGCGACGGAAATGGAAAAGAGGGTGCTCATTGTCGATGACGAAACGGCCATACTTTTCGGGTTCAAGAGGCTTATACAGCGCGATGGAGTGGTCGTAGACACGGCGGAGACCGTGGAAGAGGCCGTGAGTCTCATGGGAAAAAGGGAATATCATTTCATTATTACGGACCTCAAACTCTCCGGCTCATCCAGTGAGGGGGGATTTGAAGTCTTGAGGCACTCAAAAACTTACAAACCCGGGGCAAAAATAATCCTCGTCACCGGGTACGGCACCCCCGAAGTAATGGAAAAAGCCTTGGCCGAAGGCGCTTCGTGCTATTACGAAAAACCTGTTTCAGCCGCCACACTCCGTGAAGCTCTAAAGAAGCTCGGTCTTTAAACGAAGGCAGAGGGTGTTTGATTTTACAATATGATTCGTGATCGATGAAGGGGAGTTTTTCAGTATGGAGACAAAAAGTGAGCCCCAGGGCAAATTAAAAAAATTGTGCCCCCCAGGAATTTCACCATTCAAGTCACAGAAGCAAAAGACGGGGCCTCCAGGCGCTCATCATGCCCACTACCGAATCCCAGGACAAAAAAAGCATGAAGGCAGGGCGCGGGCCGGATCATTAAGCCCTTCAAGCCTGAGCAGCTCCCCTGCCGTGGTGAAGAAGGTGCGGGGATGAGGACAAGGGCAAAGACGGTATAAAATGGCGTTTACCTTCTTCTTCAGGGACCTTCAGATACTCGACCTTATAATGGAGCATGCAGTGCCCCAATTAATGGGCAGGAGCAACGTGAAAGTCTGGGATGCAGGATGCGCCATGGGACAGGAAGTTTACTCTCTCGCGATCCTTTGTGCCGAGCATATGGGCCACTTTGCCTATAAGAACCTCAAGATTTTTGCAACGGACATAGAAGAGAGCAACGATTTCGGGGACATTGTGCGATCGGGGATATACCCGATAGAGGATCTGCAAAGGGTGCCCCCTTTATTTTTTGAGAAATATTTCGCCCCCCTGGAGGGAGGGAAAGAACGACGCCAGGTCATAGACGCGGTGCGGGGCAGGATTACTTATCAGCGCCATAGGACAAACTATCTTTCAAGAAGTGCTCATGCTCCGGTTATTCCGTTCAGATGACCACCCATCCCGAGCATCCGACCCTTCCTCCCCGGGAGACGGGTTGTCTCCCACAGCCGGGGCATACGACGAGAAAGAGCGTTGAAGCCATGAGCAAGGCAAATATTTTAATTGTGGAAGACGAGCTGATTGTGGCCCACGACATCCAGTACAGCCTCAATGTGCTGGGATATATGACGATGGGAATCGTCTCGTCCGGTGAAGGCGCCATAGCGGAGGCACGGAAAAGCCGTCCCGATCTCGCCCTGATGGATATAAGGCTTAAAGGCGCTATGGACGGCATAGAAACCGCACAGATATTGCGGGAAGAGCTCGACATACCGGTAATATACCTCACCGCCTATGCCGATGAGGGTACCCTCGACCGGGCGAAAGTTACGGGACCCTTTGGTTATATTCTCAAGCCCTTTAATGAGAAAGACCTATCCTCCACGATCGAGATGGCCCTGTATAAACATCGGATGGACCGGCAGTTGAAAGAGAGTGAAGAGCGATACAGACAGCTCGTGGAGCTCTCTCCCGATATTATCGTGGTCCATAAAGAAGGCCGGATCGAATTCATCAATGCCGCGGGAGCGAGGCTTCTCGGGGCTGACGACCCAGGGACTTTTATAGGAAATCCTTTTTTCGGCATCGTGGACAAAAGTTTTCACGGTCCCCTACGAGACGCCATCGACCGGATTGCCCGTCAACGCGAAAGTCATCCCGTACTTGAGGGGAAATATGTCCGGTCCGACGGACAGAGGATCGACGTGGAAGTGGTGAGCGTACCCATCACCTATAAGGGCGCCCCCGCGATTCAGTCGGTTGCCAGGGATATTACGGGCCGGAAACGTCTTGAAACACAGTTTCTCCACGCCCAAAAGATGGAGGCCGTGGGAACCCTTGCAGGGGCCATCGCCCATGACTTCAACAATATCCTCACCGCGATCATAGGGTGCGGCAATCTGCTCCTCATGGGTATGAAGGAGAGTCCCCTCGAGCGTTACGTGGCCCAGATCCTCTCCTCAGGAGAGAAAGCGGCCAACCTGACCCGAAGCCTCCTCTCTTTCAGCAGAAAAATGGAGAGCCACCCCGAGCCGGTCGAGCTTAACGGCATCATAAAGAGGATCGGAAAGCTCCTCGCGAGGCTCATCGGGGAAGAGGTAAATCTTTCCACCTCCCTCTCGGACCGGGACCTCATGGTGAGGGCAGATGCCGGGCAGATAGAGCAGATATTGATGAACCTTGCAACCAATGCGAAGGATGCCATGCCCGAGGGCGGCATCCTTGCCATAAACACGGGACGTATCACCATGGACGACCAATTCATAAGCGTCCATGGCTACGGTGCTCCTGGAGAATATGCGGTGATTACCGTGGCGGACACGGGACAGGGGATAGAAAGGGAGACGGCGCCGAAGATTTTCGAACCCTTCTTCACCACAAAAGAGCTGGGAAAAGGAACGGGTCTCGGACTCTCCACGGTGTACGGCATAGTGAAACAGCACAAAGGGTATATAAACGTATACAGCGAGTTGGGCAAAGGCACTCTTTTCACCATATACCTTCCTCTCATCGCATCCAAAACAGAGGAAAAGGGGGCCGAGGAGCACCACTTCCCGCCCACAGGCAACGAAGTGATCCTTTTGGCGGAAGACGACGACCAGGCAAGGGACCTCATAAAGAAGATCCTCGAATCCCACGGATATAAGGTAATCGCGACCGTGGACGGAGAGGACGCCCTCGATGCGTTTAAAAGCCATTCCGATCGGATCACCCTGGCCATCTTCGATGTTATTATGCCGAAAAAAGGGGGAAAGGCCGTCTACGAAGAGATGGCAAAAACGAACCCCGGGCTCAGGGTGCTTTTCATGAGCGGCTATACCGCCGAAGTAATCGAAAAAAAGGGAGTATTGGAACAAAAAGTCAATTTTATTCAAAAACCGATCATGCCCGACAAACTCTTAAGAAAGGTGAGGGACGTGATCGACCGGGAATAGGACCGGCGCCCCGTCCCTGATTTTGTCTTGAATCCGGCTTTCGACTTTCTTGATTAATCATACCGCCTCTGATAGACTCACCTAGTGCTTCGACCCTTCTCTTCATTGAGGAAAGGAAAGCGCCTTTCTTCGCGTTTTTTCACGAAGCAAAGGGATTGGGGTACTATCGAATAAGTGGGAACATGAGGGGAGGAATCATGCGGGTAGTCATCGTCGGCGGCGGGTGGGCCGGTTGCGCCGCGGCTGTTTCTGCAAAAAAACAGGGCGCAGAGGTTATTCTCGTCGAGCGCACCGACATGCTTCTCGGCACGGGCCTCGTGGGCGGCATCATGCGGAACAACGGGCGATTCACTGCAACCGAGGAGGCTTTCGCAATGGGGGGAGGAGACCTCTTCTCCCTTATCGACCATAACCTGCTCCACAAGGATATCGATTTTCCGGGACACAGGCACGCGTCCCTCTACAATGTGGCCACCATGGAGCCTATTGTCAGGGCTCATCTCGATGCACAGGGCATCGAGATTCGCTTTTCGACCCGCATCGACAACGTAAAGACCGCAAACGGGCGCATTGAAAAGGTTTCGGGAAAGACCGGGGACTTCGAGGCGTTTTTTGAGGGGGATGTGTTCGTGGAGACCACGGGCACCGCGGGAGGACCCGCCGTCTGCGGAAAGTATGGCAACGGGTGCGCCATGTGCATCCTGCGCTGCCCGTCCTTCGGGGGCAGGGTCAGTATCGCGGCGAAATGCGGCGTAATTGAGATGCTGGGAAAAAGGGGTGAATCCACGGGAGCCATGAGCGGCTCGTGTAAGCTCCTCAAGGAGTCCCTTTCCAAAGCCGTGGTCGAAGCCCTCGAAAAAGACGGGAAGGTGGTCATTCCCCTGCCTGAATCGATGAAGAGCGCGGAGAAGCTTGCCGCCAAGGCGTGCCAGCAGTATGCCCTTCCCGAATTTCTCGACAATATCATCCTTCTCGATACGGGCCATGCAAAACTCATGACGAGCTACATGCCCCTTCATCTCCTGAGGCAGGTACCGGGCATGGAGCAGGCCCGGTATGAAGACCCCTACGCCGGTGGCCTCGGCAACTCCATTCGATATATCGGCATGTCGCCCCGGGATGACACACTCAAGGTTATGGGGGTGGAAAACCTCTTCTGCGGGGGTGAAAAGGCGGGACTTCTGGTAGGCCATACGGAAGCCATCGTGACCGGCACACTCGCGGGTTATAACGCAGTGAAGCACGCCAAAGGGGAGCAGCCTTTGACCCTTCCCCCGAGTCTCGCCTCCGGCGATGCGATAGCTCATGTACGCGACCGGATGGCTACGGCCGAAGGTCTCGGATATAAATATACCTTTTCGGGCTCGGTCTATTTCGACCGCATGAAAGCAAAAGGGCTTTATACCACGGACGTGGAGGAGATTCGAAAGCGGGTCGAAGAGGCGGGCATGGGGGATGTCTTTTCGTGAAGCCCCGGCCGGTCTCCAGGGACATTATGGGCACATGCAGAGGTCTCTATGGTTGAATTGACGGCGGCCCATTGGATCTACGCCCTTTTCGTTATCCTCGTCCTGATCGCCATGTCTTTCAGGCTCGATACTCCGCTCGTCTGTATCGTGGGCTCCTTCACCCTCTCATGGGTAATCACGGGAAATCTCATCAAGGCGGTGCAGGCGATCTTCAATTCCATCAGTGTGGCCGTGGGCGAGCTTCTCGGGCCGGTGGTCATCATCTCCATGATCGTCTCCATGGCAAAGATGCTCGAGGAATGCGGGATTGCGGACATGATGTTCCGGCCCGTCCGGAGGCTTCTCAAATCTCCTTCCATTGCATTCTGGACCATCGGCCTCGTAATCCTCCTTGTGGCCTGGATCATCTGGCCCTCCCCGGCCATTGCCCTTGTGGGGGCGCTCCTGCTGCCCGCTGCGGTCGAGGCGGGCCTGCCCCCGATATGCGCGGCCATGGCGATCAGCATGTTCGGGTACGGGTGTGCCCTCACCACGGATTTTATTATCCAGGGTGCCCCCGGCATTACGGCCAAGGCATCGGGAGTCCCCGCTGCGGATATCATGGCCAGGAGCCTCCCCATGCTCCTTACCTGGGCCGCGATCGCCCTGCCTCTTTCGTTCCTGTCGGTCAGGAAGGACCTGAAAGCGAATGGCGGCAAGCCTATAAAATGGGCCCCTTTCGAGGTCTCGCCGGAGGCCGCGGCAGAGCAGGAGAAATGGGGCAAGGCGGCCCCCGGTTTCAAGGGATGGGCTCTCTGGATTATCGGCCTCCTCTTCTGCCTCGATATCGGGGCCATGCTCTTCTTCAAAATCCGGGGAGGCGACGCCACGGCTTTGCTGGGTGGCACGGTAGGGCTCATTATGGTGATCGTGAGCTTCGGGGTCTACCGCTTCGAGGGGTTCGGCAAACTGGCTGACCATTCACGGGGGGGCTTCATGTTCGGGGTGCGTATTTTCGCACCCGTCTTCCTCATCGCGAGCTTTTTCTTTATGGGCGCGCCGGGAACGGCCAAGGCGGTCTTCGGAGAGGGGGCCAGGGGCCTTCTTTTCGATCTCGGTCAGGCCCTGGCCCAGGCGGTGCCCCTGAGCCGTGTGCCCGTCGCGATTGTTCAGGGAGTGGTAGGAGGGATCACGGGACTCGACGGCTCGGGCTTTGCAGGATTGCCCTTAATGGGCACTCTCGCCCAGGCCTTAGGTGGGCCCACCCATCTCGATGTGGCGACCCTGGGCGCCCTGGGGCAGTTCTTTGCGGTCTGCGTCGGCGGCGGGACCATCATCCCCTGGGCGGTCATCCCGGCCGCGGCCATCACCGGGACCGATCCCATCGAGATCGCAAGACGCAATTTATGGCCTACCCTGGCCGGTTTTGTGGGGGTGACGGTGGTAGCCATCTTCTTGCTGTGACATTGAAAGAGGAGGTCTTATGGTAGCCTGTAAGAACATACTCTTCTCCACCGATTTTTCAGGACATGCCGGGGCGGCGGTCCCCTTTGCCGTTGACCTGGCGATGAAATACGGGGCCCTGCTCCACGTGGTTCACGTCTATCTGGAGGCAGGCCATATTGCGGAATTCGAGTCCCGCCCCCGGGGCGACGGCGATACGAGGCTCATTCAGCCAACGGGTAAGGAGGCGGAAAAAAAACTCGATCGGCTTTGTGAGGAGATATCGAAGGAACTGGGCTCGTGCCGCAAAAAACTCCTTCGGGGGAAGCCCGCCGCGGAGATCGTCCGGTACGCGAAAGAGGAGGGGATCGACCTTATCGTCATGTCGAGTCACGGCCTCACCGGCCTTAGCCATGCCCTATTCGGAAGCACGGCGGAAAAGGTGGTCCGTGAAAGCCCGTGCAGCGTCTGTGTCATAAAGAGTAAAAATGATTCTTTGAATAAATCAAATATGCATGAGGAGGAGGAACAGAATAATGAGGGTATTGAAGAGTGAAGTTTCTGTGCTGCTTGGGGCAATCATGCTCGTCTGCCTCGCAGGGGCGGCATTCGGCGCGGACAAGGCAATCACGGTGGACGACGTCAAGGAAGCCCTTAATGTTATCACCAACGGCCGGGTGATCATGAAGCCCGAGACGGCCTTCGGCACGGGCAATCCTTTCGTGGTGACGAAAAGCTCCAATATACCGGGAAAGGCGATCACCGAGACCCCGGGGCTGGTCGTGGGCAATCCGAAGGCAACGGTGAAGAAGATCGGCGTGGGGATGACCCTCACGGAAAGCGCCATCGAGCTGGCGGGCGCAACAGGCGTCGACGCCATGGTGCTCCACCATCCCGTGGCGGACGCGGCGAGTAGCGGCGGCGTGCCCCTCCGAAACTACTCCACCCTCTATGGCCTTGCCATATTCGAGGTCCATGAGGCCTTCCACGGCCGTCACCCCGGTATCGCGTGGATGCACGGCCACGTGCCCTTCAAGGCAGATATCCATTATGGCGGCATCTCGGGAAACGTGGTCTTCGTGGGTAAACCACTTCCCGAGGTAAAGACCATAGGGGATATCATAGACCGCCTTACCACGCTCTCAGACCTCGCCCGGGAGAGAACGATTCTGGCCGACGAGAAAAAACAGCGCGCCATTCCGGGTCTGGAAGAAGCGAATATCGCGGCGGGCCCCGAGATTCTGCTGGGCTCGAGGGAGAACAAGGTCGGAACCGTGCTCCATATTTTCCCCCACACAGGGTTTACCCCGGACCATATGCGCCGCCTCAAGAAAGAGTACCCTCAGATCGATACGGTGATCGTCTCGATCAGCCGGGTAAAAAAAGATAATCCCCTGATCGGAACCGCGAAAGAGCTGGGACTGACCATGGTGGCAGGGAACTCCCACGCCCTCGAGATCGTGGAGAATGGCGTGCCCCTCGCCTATGCGCTGAAGAGCCTGCTCCCGGGGGTTGAGGTAGTGCTGTTCCGCGAGAGGATGACGTCTGCGCCCCTCGATGATTTCGGATCCAAAACAATGAGGGATTACGGCCGGGAAATGGCTTCCAAATATCTCGTACCGAAAAAGTAAGGCCCTGATAATAAAAAGGCCGCTCCCATCAGAGGTGAGCGGCCTTTTTGCGTCCAGAGGTTCTTAAGGGGATCAAACCCGGGCAAGGTGCTCATCGGAATGAATCATGGAAGAGCCGCGGAAGACCGAGCCGCCGGAACATCATACAATCTCGTCCGGAATATATCCGTCAGACGGCTCTTTAACCTCTCTGCCCTTCCCGCGACCAATGAAGCTCAGAATGAAGAGGACGGCGAGGGGCAGCACGAGGACTGCCATCTGCTCAAGGGAAGGCCGGGAGAATTCCGGGCTATGGGAGAAGGCGAAGCGCCTGAAATTGGTGATAGCCTCACTGTTTACCTCGATCCACATCCACACCAGGAAGGCCGTAACATTCCATCGGATGACTCTTGTAATGGTGAAATAGAGGACAAAGACCGCTACCGTGTCGAGGAGCCAGGCAACCAAAAGGTTTCGCCATGAAATCCCTGTGTTGTCGGCATAGAGGAAGGCGGCAAAGACGGCCAAACCGAGGATGAGCGTCTCCCGGCGCAGAAACCGGCGGACAAAGGCAGCCATGACAAGGAAGAGGAGGGAGGCGACGATGAGGGACGGCGCCTTGTCCGCGAGATTCAGAAGCTCCGAAAATTGGTTTATTGTAATATTTGTGGTTGCGGCCTGAGGAGTAAAAAGGTCCGGGGCGAGCCACGCCTTTGCCGCGGAGCCCAGGCGATCGAAGCCGGCGCCTATTGCCGCGGCAGCGAATCCGAGGAAGAGACCCTGGCGGTTCTCGATCGATCGGAAACGGGAGGGACGAAGAGGCTCGAGAAGGGTCGCGAATTCGCCATATTCCGGAATCCATGCCCGAAGTACCATGCGCGACAGGAGGACGAGAAAAAAGACGCCCACGGGCATCCAGATTACCTGCACGATGATGCCGAGCACGCCGGTCAGGGTGTAGACCGCAAGGGACTGGGCGGTTTCGTAGAAATAGGCGTGAAAGAAACGGGGATAGCCGTTCAGAGCTTCAAGGAGCGCAGGGATCGCACCGAGGGCGACGCCCCAGAAGACCGCCTGTCTCACATCATTGCGGCGCGCGAGTCGGCGCCGGAAAAGGAGCACGACCTGTACCACAAAGAAAATGAGGAGCCCCACCCCCAGAAATATGGCGAGAATCTGCCTCACGCTGTTCCTCAACCCTTTCTGCAGCACCTCCCTCTTTCTCTCCCACTCCTCCGGGACCTCATATTGAGGGACTGAGAGGGCAGTCACCCGGTCTCCCGATACGACCATGGAAAGTTTTCTCTGGAGGTCTCCCACCGCGAATCTCCGGTCCCGGTAAGTAAGCTCGTAATCGAGGCGGT
This genomic stretch from Syntrophorhabdaceae bacterium harbors:
- a CDS encoding response regulator; this encodes MAREREGEADAGRCFDHDEKSATEMEKRVLIVDDETAILFGFKRLIQRDGVVVDTAETVEEAVSLMGKREYHFIITDLKLSGSSSEGGFEVLRHSKTYKPGAKIILVTGYGTPEVMEKALAEGASCYYEKPVSAATLREALKKLGL
- a CDS encoding CheR family methyltransferase, producing the protein MAFTFFFRDLQILDLIMEHAVPQLMGRSNVKVWDAGCAMGQEVYSLAILCAEHMGHFAYKNLKIFATDIEESNDFGDIVRSGIYPIEDLQRVPPLFFEKYFAPLEGGKERRQVIDAVRGRITYQRHRTNYLSRSAHAPVIPFR
- a CDS encoding response regulator is translated as MSKANILIVEDELIVAHDIQYSLNVLGYMTMGIVSSGEGAIAEARKSRPDLALMDIRLKGAMDGIETAQILREELDIPVIYLTAYADEGTLDRAKVTGPFGYILKPFNEKDLSSTIEMALYKHRMDRQLKESEERYRQLVELSPDIIVVHKEGRIEFINAAGARLLGADDPGTFIGNPFFGIVDKSFHGPLRDAIDRIARQRESHPVLEGKYVRSDGQRIDVEVVSVPITYKGAPAIQSVARDITGRKRLETQFLHAQKMEAVGTLAGAIAHDFNNILTAIIGCGNLLLMGMKESPLERYVAQILSSGEKAANLTRSLLSFSRKMESHPEPVELNGIIKRIGKLLARLIGEEVNLSTSLSDRDLMVRADAGQIEQILMNLATNAKDAMPEGGILAINTGRITMDDQFISVHGYGAPGEYAVITVADTGQGIERETAPKIFEPFFTTKELGKGTGLGLSTVYGIVKQHKGYINVYSELGKGTLFTIYLPLIASKTEEKGAEEHHFPPTGNEVILLAEDDDQARDLIKKILESHGYKVIATVDGEDALDAFKSHSDRITLAIFDVIMPKKGGKAVYEEMAKTNPGLRVLFMSGYTAEVIEKKGVLEQKVNFIQKPIMPDKLLRKVRDVIDRE
- a CDS encoding FAD-dependent oxidoreductase gives rise to the protein MRVVIVGGGWAGCAAAVSAKKQGAEVILVERTDMLLGTGLVGGIMRNNGRFTATEEAFAMGGGDLFSLIDHNLLHKDIDFPGHRHASLYNVATMEPIVRAHLDAQGIEIRFSTRIDNVKTANGRIEKVSGKTGDFEAFFEGDVFVETTGTAGGPAVCGKYGNGCAMCILRCPSFGGRVSIAAKCGVIEMLGKRGESTGAMSGSCKLLKESLSKAVVEALEKDGKVVIPLPESMKSAEKLAAKACQQYALPEFLDNIILLDTGHAKLMTSYMPLHLLRQVPGMEQARYEDPYAGGLGNSIRYIGMSPRDDTLKVMGVENLFCGGEKAGLLVGHTEAIVTGTLAGYNAVKHAKGEQPLTLPPSLASGDAIAHVRDRMATAEGLGYKYTFSGSVYFDRMKAKGLYTTDVEEIRKRVEEAGMGDVFS
- a CDS encoding universal stress protein, translated to MVACKNILFSTDFSGHAGAAVPFAVDLAMKYGALLHVVHVYLEAGHIAEFESRPRGDGDTRLIQPTGKEAEKKLDRLCEEISKELGSCRKKLLRGKPAAEIVRYAKEEGIDLIVMSSHGLTGLSHALFGSTAEKVVRESPCSVCVIKSKNDSLNKSNMHEEEEQNNEGIEE
- a CDS encoding Nif3-like dinuclear metal center hexameric protein — its product is MRVLKSEVSVLLGAIMLVCLAGAAFGADKAITVDDVKEALNVITNGRVIMKPETAFGTGNPFVVTKSSNIPGKAITETPGLVVGNPKATVKKIGVGMTLTESAIELAGATGVDAMVLHHPVADAASSGGVPLRNYSTLYGLAIFEVHEAFHGRHPGIAWMHGHVPFKADIHYGGISGNVVFVGKPLPEVKTIGDIIDRLTTLSDLARERTILADEKKQRAIPGLEEANIAAGPEILLGSRENKVGTVLHIFPHTGFTPDHMRRLKKEYPQIDTVIVSISRVKKDNPLIGTAKELGLTMVAGNSHALEIVENGVPLAYALKSLLPGVEVVLFRERMTSAPLDDFGSKTMRDYGREMASKYLVPKK